From one Lotus japonicus ecotype B-129 chromosome 3, LjGifu_v1.2 genomic stretch:
- the LOC130745868 gene encoding septum-promoting GTP-binding protein 1 — translation MIVSHHQKPKQQEKRRTEQEKQSKKQSNLPSHVNLLFRTMVKMIQDTTRKMSQLCRKIVQVEVRWGVLQRVSFVGEFFRFIWDRLMVCSVRRQRPMYRRLAFRDSPAVDSVDDGGFLQELADSGGYDTDSDLVNLKISLLGDCHIGKTTFLIKYVGNEQEKRSLQMEGLNLMDKTLSVQGARISFSIWDVAGDKSSRDQIPMACKDSVAILIMFDLTSRCTLHSVVRWYSEARKWNQNAIPILIGTKFDDFVKFPPDLQWTIVTQARAYARAMKATLFFSSATHNINVNKIFKFIMAKLFNLPWTVERNLTLGEPIIDF, via the exons ATGATAGTTAGCCACCACCAAAAACCAAAACaacaagaaaaaagaagaacagAGCAAGAAAAACAGAGCAAAAAACAGAGCAATCTTCCATCACATGTGAATCTTCTTTTCAGAACTATGGTGAAGATGATTCAGGATACAACCAGAAAGATGTCACAGCTCTGCCGGAAAATTGTTCAGGTGGAGGTTCGGTGGGGAGTGCTACAAAGGGTATCTTTTGTTGGAGAGTTTTTCAGATTCATATGGGACAGGCTTATGGTTTGCTCCGTCAGGAGACAACGGCCTATGTACCGGAGACTGGCGTTCCGGGATTCGCCGGCGGTGGACTCCGTTGACGACGGTGGATTCCTGCAGGAGCTTGCCGATAGCGGCGGGTATGACACCGATTCGGATTTGGTGAACCTGAAGATTAGTTTGTTGGGTGATTGCCATATTGGAAAGACCACTTTTTTG ATCAAGTATGTAGGGAATGAACAGGAAAAGAGGAGCTTGCAAATGGAAGGACTGAATCTAATGGACAAAACATTGTCTGTTCAAGGAGCTCGTATTTCATTTTCTATATGGGATGTTGCAG GTGATAAAAGTTCTCGGGATCAAATTCCTATGGCTTGTAAAGATTCAGTTGCTATTTTGATCATGTTTGATCTCACTAGTCGTTGCACACTTCACAG TGTTGTTAGATGGTATAGTGAAGCAAGAAAGTGGAATCAG AATGCAATTCCCATTCtgataggaaccaagtttgatgaTTTTGTTAAATTCCCCCCAGATTTGCAATGGACCATTGTAACACAG GCAAGGGCTTATGCAAGAGCAATGAAGGCAACCCTTTTCTTTTCAAGTGCAACCCACAATATCAATGTCAACAAAATTTTCAAGTTCATCATGGCCAAGCTCTTTAACTTGCCATGGACGGTAGAAAGAAATTTGACTTTGGGAGAACCCATAATTGACTTCTGA